The bacterium genome window below encodes:
- a CDS encoding crotonase — translation MLYEVNDGVAVVTLNRPEKLNAMTALMGAELADAMAEADSDDGVRALVMTGAGRAFCAGADLGSGKNFAGGWGDVERKYRRMMPMEVRKPVIAAINGPAVGAGLTWPLQADIRYVASDAKLAFAFVRRGVLPELASHVILPRLAGLSLASELLLSGRTFLGDEAVEYGVATRAFAKDEVLPAAMNLARDIAVNAAPLPVAISKRLIWEGIGIDLDEWRKREGKLFALTTRHPDAREGTVAFFEKRAPQWKGSPSKEYPEELS, via the coding sequence ATTCTCTACGAGGTCAACGACGGCGTTGCAGTCGTGACGCTGAACCGGCCCGAAAAGCTCAACGCCATGACTGCGCTGATGGGTGCAGAACTCGCAGACGCCATGGCGGAGGCCGATTCCGACGATGGCGTGCGCGCATTGGTCATGACCGGTGCGGGCCGCGCGTTCTGCGCGGGTGCCGATCTCGGATCGGGCAAGAACTTTGCGGGCGGTTGGGGAGATGTCGAGCGCAAGTACCGGCGCATGATGCCCATGGAAGTGCGCAAGCCGGTGATCGCGGCCATCAACGGACCGGCAGTCGGAGCGGGACTGACCTGGCCTTTGCAAGCGGATATTCGTTATGTGGCATCCGATGCAAAACTCGCCTTTGCCTTCGTCCGCCGCGGAGTGTTGCCTGAACTGGCCTCGCATGTGATCCTGCCGCGTCTCGCCGGCCTTTCTCTTGCCTCGGAACTCTTGCTTTCGGGCCGGACGTTTCTCGGAGATGAAGCGGTAGAATACGGCGTAGCGACACGCGCCTTTGCCAAGGACGAAGTGTTGCCGGCCGCCATGAATCTGGCCCGCGACATCGCGGTGAATGCGGCGCCTCTGCCGGTGGCCATCTCCAAGCGTCTCATCTGGGAGGGAATCGGCATCGATCTCGACGAGTGGCGAAAACGCGAGGGGAAACTCTTCGCGCTCACAACCCGGCACCCCGACGCTCGCGAGGGCACCGTTGCCTTCTTTGAGAAGCGAGCACCCCAGTGGAAGGGATCGCCCTCCAAGGAGTATCCGGAAGAGCTTTCGTAG
- a CDS encoding GAF domain-containing protein yields MIGQSALENEPLLIDRIPEDYLRITSGLGSTAPRAVLIFPFAWNDRVEAVVELGTVHEFSELHRAFLDKEAEGIAITVAVARSRKSSDEDSMGA; encoded by the coding sequence TTGATTGGACAGTCTGCCCTGGAGAATGAACCACTCCTGATCGACCGGATTCCCGAAGACTATTTGCGAATCACTTCAGGACTGGGCAGTACTGCACCCCGCGCCGTCCTGATCTTTCCGTTCGCCTGGAATGATCGCGTCGAAGCGGTCGTAGAACTGGGCACAGTCCACGAGTTCAGCGAACTGCATCGTGCGTTTCTGGACAAGGAGGCCGAAGGGATCGCCATCACGGTCGCCGTTGCGCGTTCACGAAAATCGAGCGATGAGGACTCGATGGGTGCTTGA